A window from bacterium encodes these proteins:
- a CDS encoding HAD-IA family hydrolase, producing the protein MKRPGPVAGYLLDVEGVLVRDKRYRAVPGAVAWLEAVTAAGVPWLLVSNNTTHPPDDLARDLAAAGFPVTVDRVVGALDLGRRWLAERGRRRILWLGTPTLAGWWEDAGFDLGGRGRCEAVVLGANTQLAVADLDRALRALIDDGADLVCLHRNPFFLDGAGERRLGPGAWAAALEAAAHPGHVITVGKPAEKIYHDAIKRIGVPPAELLFISDDPVNDLATAGKLGMGTVFVLSGKHPDHGVLAQLPEDDWPDIICGSLADVAGPGAPPAAAGGDADATPPVPEDES; encoded by the coding sequence ATGAAACGACCGGGCCCCGTGGCGGGCTACCTGCTGGACGTCGAGGGCGTCCTCGTGCGCGACAAACGCTACCGCGCCGTGCCGGGTGCCGTGGCCTGGCTCGAGGCCGTCACGGCCGCCGGGGTGCCCTGGCTCCTGGTGAGCAACAACACCACCCACCCGCCGGACGATCTGGCCCGCGACCTCGCCGCGGCCGGCTTCCCGGTCACGGTCGATCGTGTGGTGGGCGCCCTCGACCTGGGCCGCCGCTGGCTGGCCGAGCGGGGCCGGCGCCGGATCCTCTGGCTCGGCACGCCGACCCTGGCCGGCTGGTGGGAGGACGCCGGATTCGACCTCGGCGGCCGCGGGCGCTGCGAGGCGGTGGTGCTGGGGGCGAACACGCAGCTGGCCGTGGCCGACCTGGATCGGGCCCTGCGCGCCCTGATCGACGACGGGGCCGACCTGGTCTGCCTGCACCGCAATCCGTTCTTCCTGGACGGCGCGGGCGAGCGCCGGCTGGGCCCCGGTGCGTGGGCCGCGGCCCTCGAGGCGGCGGCGCATCCCGGCCATGTGATTACGGTGGGCAAGCCCGCCGAAAAGATCTACCATGACGCGATCAAAAGGATTGGCGTGCCCCCGGCCGAACTCCTATTTATTTCCGACGATCCGGTGAACGATCTGGCGACGGCCGGCAAACTGGGCATGGGCACGGTCTTCGTGCTGTCGGGCAAGCATCCGGACCACGGCGTCCTGGCGCAGCTGCCCGAGGACGATTGGCCCGACATCATCTGCGGCAGCCTGGCCGACGTGGCCGGGCCGGGCGCGCCCCCCGCCGCGGCGGGCGGCGACGCCGACGCGACACCTCCGGTTCCCGAGGACGAATCTTGA
- a CDS encoding DUF3524 domain-containing protein has product MQIRNVLFLEAYDGGSHRAFRRGLVGHSGHRIRSLTLPGRFWKWRMRGAAVWFADLLNAEPAPDAPDLIFASGMLNLADLRGLLAAPRDRTPILLYMHENQLTYPLSPEEEFDYHFGFTSILSALAADHVVFNSDWHREVFLAAIPAFVNRMPEHVPRRLAERLAARSSVLGVGLDRAPLPDDHFARYRGGASAPDAGPGWPRGERPLIVWNHRWEFDKRPDLFAAAVVRLLGRGLDFDVALLGESRQQEEVFAPLRERLGRRCVAFGHCESRAEYDAWLARGDIVVSCAAQEYFGIAVAEAVHAGCYPVLPRDQVYPSLYGSRCRGRHFYTGEDELVALLADLVAGDACGHVCSLDADMDAFCWPRLAPRFDTLIEATAAAGRLPLPPPEATP; this is encoded by the coding sequence TTGCAGATACGGAATGTGCTCTTCCTCGAGGCCTACGACGGCGGGTCCCACCGGGCGTTCCGCCGGGGGCTCGTCGGGCACTCCGGCCACCGGATCCGCAGCCTGACCCTGCCCGGACGCTTCTGGAAATGGCGCATGCGCGGGGCCGCCGTCTGGTTCGCCGACCTGCTCAACGCCGAACCGGCGCCCGACGCCCCCGACCTGATCTTCGCCTCCGGCATGCTGAATCTGGCCGACCTGCGCGGGCTGCTGGCCGCCCCGCGCGACCGCACCCCGATCCTGCTCTACATGCACGAGAACCAGCTCACCTACCCGCTGAGCCCGGAGGAGGAGTTCGACTACCACTTCGGCTTCACGAGCATCCTGTCGGCCCTGGCCGCCGACCACGTCGTGTTCAACTCGGACTGGCACCGCGAGGTGTTCCTGGCGGCCATTCCGGCCTTCGTCAACCGCATGCCCGAGCACGTGCCGCGGCGTCTGGCCGAACGTCTGGCCGCCCGCAGCAGCGTGCTCGGCGTGGGACTCGACCGCGCACCCCTGCCCGACGACCACTTCGCCCGCTACCGCGGCGGCGCCAGTGCGCCCGACGCCGGCCCCGGTTGGCCGCGGGGCGAGCGGCCGCTGATCGTCTGGAACCACCGCTGGGAATTCGACAAGCGGCCCGACCTGTTCGCCGCCGCGGTCGTGCGGCTGCTCGGGCGGGGCCTGGACTTCGACGTGGCCCTGCTGGGCGAGTCGCGGCAGCAGGAGGAGGTGTTCGCTCCCCTGCGCGAGCGCCTCGGTCGGCGCTGCGTGGCTTTCGGCCACTGCGAGAGCCGGGCCGAGTACGACGCCTGGCTCGCCCGCGGCGACATCGTGGTCAGCTGCGCGGCCCAGGAGTACTTCGGCATCGCCGTGGCCGAGGCGGTGCATGCGGGCTGCTACCCGGTGCTGCCGCGCGACCAGGTGTACCCGTCGCTGTACGGCAGCCGCTGCCGGGGCCGCCACTTCTACACGGGCGAGGACGAGCTCGTGGCCCTGCTCGCCGACCTCGTGGCCGGCGACGCCTGCGGCCACGTGTGCTCCCTCGACGCCGACATGGACGCCTTCTGCTGGCCGCGGCTGGCGCCCCGCTTCGACACCCTCATCGAGGCGACGGCGGCCGCGGGCCGGCTGCCGCTGCCGCCGCCGGAGGCGACGCCATGA